The window TTATTGTACTTCTTAATACACAGCTCTTCATGGCTCTTAGAATCTTCCAGTAAAGATCTTTCTTTACTTGTAAGCTGCATCATGTAACCCCCCCAAAATATTTTTTGATAAGGACAGAGGATACCGCAAAACTACTACTTTGTAGTCGTTGGCGGTACCCTCTATTTTTTTAGTGGACTGTATACATCCCTTTACTCTGCATATACCTGAAGATTTCTTCCCCCTGCCTTTGCTTTTCACTCTGTATACTATTCAGATCCTGACGGAGGGAGGTATCCTGGATTTCAAAAATTACCGTATTATAGGCTCCAGAGAGATATTTTTCTGTTGAGAGCATATCATGGCAAAGCATCGAATCTTTTTGACCCGTCATGCCTTGAGACTGGCCTGATGTTCCGGAAGTTTGGCTCAAACTTTGATCGATTTTTCGGACATGCTGCTGTTCATGCTGCGCCATGTTCTGAAAAATTTGTTTGAGTTGCGGATCTTGAGCTTGATTGGCAAATTCACTGCATTTTTGAGCAAACATTTGCTCGTGGCTTTTCAAGTCTTCCAAAAGCATTTTTTCTTTCTGGCTTAATTGCATTTTAGTTCCTCCTATTATCAATATTATTATATTTTGTTAAAAATCTATGATTATTATGCAAAAGTTAAAATTGAACTGTTCTTCTTTGTATAATCTATAAGGATATTGCAAAACTATAGAAGGTAACGAACGATTAAAATCTAAATGAAGGAGGCAATACATTTGTTCAAACATGATAAGCAGCTATTGAAAGATGTACGCGTCGACGGTCCTAATCCAAACTATGCATCTTTAATGTTAGACCAATTAGGCGGACCGCATGGTGAACTCAAAGCAGCTTTACAGTATCTGTCTCAAAGTTACCGCATTAAAGATGAGAAGATTAAGGATCTTTTCATGGATATTGCTTCAGAAGAATTGAGTCATATGGAAATGGTCGCCCAGACAGTCAACCTATTAAATGGTCACACGCTTGAGGCCATGAATACTTCTGTTGGTACCGTGGAATCACATGTTATCGGCGGACTTGCCCCCATGTTAACCAATGCTTCCGGTTATCCATGGACCGGAGCATATATCGAATGTACCGGCGATCTCGCTGCAGATTTGCTGTCAGATATATCGGCTGAAACAAGGGCAAAAGTAGTCTATGAATATCTCTACCGGCAGATTAACGATAAAGGGGTAAGAGAAACGATTGACTTCCTTTTAAATAGGGAAGAAGCACATAATACGCTTTTCCGGGAAGCATTCAATATGCTCCAGAATACAGGCTCACTTCAGGACTGGGGAGTTACCCAGGATTCCAAGGTATACTTTGATCTCTCAACACCTGGAAAGTACTTCAATGAACTTAAAGACCCCCAAGCTCCAAGATTCAATACGCCTGATCAACGCCACTAAAATGAGCAGAATGCTGCTGCTAAGCCTGTAGCAGACTTTCACACCAAGTTATCCATTCCAGGCGGACTATAAAAAACAACCCAGGATCAAATCCTTGGGTTGTTTGCGTTTTTCCATTTTTTATACCTGGTTAATTCCTTATCTAACTGGTTAAAAATTAATCCTAAAACAGCAACATCATCCACCAGCCCAAGCGAGACAATCCAATCAGGAACAAAATCAACGGGGGATACAAAATAAATTAACCCGGCAATTACAGAAATTATGGCAGTCTTAGAGATCGTTCGGTAATCACCGTTTAACCAGTCTTTTAATAGAGAAAAAAGCAACTGGATTTTATCCCAGATATTCTGAATCACATCGCGGTTTTTATTGTTATTCGCTTTTTCCAGGGCTTCGGAAAGCAAATCTTTTGTCTTCTTAGGGTTGTCCACATAGTGCTCAGCCTTATTCTGCCAGCGCACCATCTCCTGCGGTTCAATAATGATCTCTGCATCTTCATATTGTTCAATTTCCTTCATATGATCAGCCATTTTTCAATCCCCCTAGTGCAGCTTTACGAAAACTTTTGGCGAAGAGCAAAAATGACACTTGGTAAAACAGTGATAAAAATAATCGCAAAAATGATTAACGAAAAATTCTGCTCGACTGTCGGAATATTCCCGAAAAAATATCCGCCCATCATAAAAAGCGTGATCCAAGCTAAGGCCCCACATATATTGTAGAACATAAACTTCCATAGCCCCATGCTGCTGATCCCGCCAACAAAGGGTGCAAATGTTCGAATGATTGGCAAAAACCGCGAAAGAAAAATCGTTTTCCCCCCATGTTTCTCATAAAAACCATGGGTTTGTATAAGATATTTTTTCTTAAAGAATCTGCTGTCTCTCCAATTGAAGGCTTTCTGTCCAAAATATCTTCCAATAAAATAGTTCTGCGTATTTCCTGCGATAGCAGCAATTAGCAGTAAGATTAAAGCAAATTTAATATCCATTGCCCCTGTCGCTGCCAAAGCACCGACGACAAACAGCATAGAATCCCCGGGCAGAAAAGGTGTCACGACAAGGCCGGTTTCACAAAAAATGATCAAAAAAATAATCAGATACGCCCAGGCACCATACGTCTGGACCAACATACCTAGGTATTTGTCAATATGTAAGACAACATCAATCAAACTCGTAATAAATTCCATCAAATTCTCCTTCATTCAGACATGGATTTAAACAAACATTTAAACAAACACA is drawn from Dehalobacter sp. 12DCB1 and contains these coding sequences:
- a CDS encoding spore coat protein; amino-acid sequence: MQLSQKEKMLLEDLKSHEQMFAQKCSEFANQAQDPQLKQIFQNMAQHEQQHVRKIDQSLSQTSGTSGQSQGMTGQKDSMLCHDMLSTEKYLSGAYNTVIFEIQDTSLRQDLNSIQSEKQRQGEEIFRYMQSKGMYTVH
- a CDS encoding manganese catalase family protein, with product MFKHDKQLLKDVRVDGPNPNYASLMLDQLGGPHGELKAALQYLSQSYRIKDEKIKDLFMDIASEELSHMEMVAQTVNLLNGHTLEAMNTSVGTVESHVIGGLAPMLTNASGYPWTGAYIECTGDLAADLLSDISAETRAKVVYEYLYRQINDKGVRETIDFLLNREEAHNTLFREAFNMLQNTGSLQDWGVTQDSKVYFDLSTPGKYFNELKDPQAPRFNTPDQRH
- a CDS encoding YkvA family protein; this encodes MADHMKEIEQYEDAEIIIEPQEMVRWQNKAEHYVDNPKKTKDLLSEALEKANNNKNRDVIQNIWDKIQLLFSLLKDWLNGDYRTISKTAIISVIAGLIYFVSPVDFVPDWIVSLGLVDDVAVLGLIFNQLDKELTRYKKWKNANNPRI
- a CDS encoding DedA family protein, whose product is MEFITSLIDVVLHIDKYLGMLVQTYGAWAYLIIFLIIFCETGLVVTPFLPGDSMLFVVGALAATGAMDIKFALILLLIAAIAGNTQNYFIGRYFGQKAFNWRDSRFFKKKYLIQTHGFYEKHGGKTIFLSRFLPIIRTFAPFVGGISSMGLWKFMFYNICGALAWITLFMMGGYFFGNIPTVEQNFSLIIFAIIFITVLPSVIFALRQKFS